The following coding sequences are from one Syntrophales bacterium window:
- a CDS encoding LEPR-XLL domain-containing protein encodes MKKSQPPNQFEMETLEPRVLLSGESAAAMAYASLPDELNPCGEVGAIPNLEEVPAPSEVGAPNPVYQQSLQYELSPNQTDIFAGIDAVELDYEQQPLSMEVEADSLAATSGDIKAAEDAAPSERLITETEQSAIAIGLEGLSNLTGVLEDFDAFGTPIPLTNGATMGQLLRPKEILDTRLFKAVYDYFSDATDPPTLEGLVAILEGGADQTGAVGRINWLNVGYYNSIDEIGVNVDLEAALNGEVRLNADGLAEQVRFQFSEGETAAYTASIKFDFTFGIEQKDGSAVFFAEVRKLTADLSIDKVFLQDEAGADAGQATLRVVSGKIDLNLKLDVNFDDFIAGNKRITLTDLQGIAPETIGDLLHLTTSGVFVADLHLAPSQRFDNSAGVVAFLNVKSEDIFSGTAPEVSLSFNISSLRNSILDLLKGIDGIGERLVDSSSQAVAEPFLGNSLNKIFSADHDSASSPFTKLYDPALDYFTLLDVFNFSIDENASAIGELPGIDTANFDINIGSHRLALKNLLENSFNLSLKADWDVSLYLPEIWSLLNPGFQINDYLPTFQALLGLPYLPRFDEIRSETKSRFGTFPSLNGLLEYLRMAGKRGTVSRSAEQPSAEPLILNGEYSPEQDDLRFDFFFDAVAQSDVAVDIEALFSDQFRDAGVSLSSDVIVTVAAEARLDLFASVSSDAVSLTKREASVTIRVNQEINGLGLTVEGLADSGMTVSEGRFAFDARTEIVAHGHDPPVLSLGSLSDFRLDALADNGFDTRTSGTFSLTLPVSSENSSHPILIIYVTSEDVSDPSGSGVTLQITQDQCLNNEIFFTAGESKKLVVSGSAVTAEVENNLTDAELNTLLNEAIKRWSALPLSSEQLGRLNNITAHISNLPDGTLGEARDYSVYVDSNAAGYGWFVDGTPTDNNEFERTDANHLTAAVGSAAADRIDLLTVLLHEIGHVIGFDHDAQLAVMDEALFASQRVLLTAGEFPVDNHVSAFPVTAASHTSTTLDLSDTSNNGQTIILTVLADGKVKVSGSASGDDNTTTGWTGITSIIGNNSAYITLLAPDLSNTWNLSGINAGTLTPNGLTAVTFSGVQNLTGGSAKDTFIFNNLGFVTGNLDDGIGTLEVQLASFVTLAGDFSFTKKTEIVNLNDGVTTNLSVDSFEIGVTGGLVFFGTHNGPYILDDNGTANVFTDDTFDADAVGFQAVVSNFALAILSNSGTGDTWYSAKGTLSSAELKNVPDLTASVSNVNLSLNTESNGKVIDFLNTPVIISGVTINFAGADGVQLNASGTFAAEVNQFVTLSGTVGFSKSGSNLIAAGSNLTAKLSAGTAYVQLAGANFGLRSSGALTAFELSGGTLSAALDGFASLDAATIKIQYTTDGTTITATTDDISVGSANYHFAANIAASTVSFELTGLNASVTNFVTITGGSIAFQKSGSDLVAVGSGLAAS; translated from the coding sequence GTGAAGAAGTCGCAGCCTCCAAACCAATTTGAGATGGAAACCCTCGAACCGAGGGTTCTCTTGTCCGGTGAATCTGCCGCCGCGATGGCGTACGCGAGTTTGCCGGACGAGTTGAATCCCTGCGGTGAGGTCGGCGCCATTCCCAATCTGGAAGAGGTTCCCGCTCCAAGTGAGGTTGGCGCCCCTAATCCGGTTTACCAGCAATCGCTCCAATACGAATTATCCCCCAATCAGACTGATATATTTGCGGGCATAGATGCAGTAGAACTCGATTACGAGCAGCAGCCCCTGTCCATGGAAGTTGAAGCTGATTCGTTGGCGGCTACATCCGGGGATATTAAGGCGGCTGAAGATGCTGCCCCTTCCGAGCGTTTGATCACGGAAACGGAACAGTCGGCTATCGCAATAGGACTTGAAGGGCTGTCGAATCTGACAGGGGTTCTGGAGGATTTTGACGCCTTCGGAACGCCAATCCCCTTAACCAATGGGGCAACCATGGGGCAGTTGCTCCGGCCCAAAGAGATTCTGGATACACGGCTTTTTAAAGCGGTGTATGATTACTTCTCGGATGCAACCGATCCGCCTACGCTGGAAGGTCTCGTTGCGATCTTGGAAGGGGGCGCTGATCAGACCGGCGCCGTTGGTCGTATTAATTGGTTAAATGTTGGATATTACAACAGTATTGATGAAATAGGCGTCAACGTCGATCTGGAAGCGGCGCTGAACGGTGAGGTTCGTTTAAACGCCGACGGCCTTGCCGAACAGGTGCGATTTCAGTTTTCTGAAGGGGAAACAGCCGCTTACACAGCGTCAATAAAATTTGATTTTACTTTTGGAATTGAGCAAAAAGACGGATCGGCTGTGTTTTTTGCGGAAGTTCGCAAGCTGACAGCCGATTTATCGATCGATAAGGTATTTCTCCAGGATGAGGCCGGAGCCGACGCTGGACAGGCCACTTTGCGGGTCGTCTCCGGCAAGATTGATTTGAACCTCAAGCTGGACGTGAATTTTGATGATTTCATTGCTGGCAATAAGAGGATAACCCTTACTGATTTGCAGGGCATTGCCCCTGAGACAATAGGCGATCTGCTTCATCTGACAACGTCGGGCGTCTTCGTTGCCGATCTTCATCTGGCGCCGAGTCAGCGTTTCGATAATTCGGCAGGTGTAGTTGCCTTCCTTAATGTAAAAAGCGAAGACATTTTTTCCGGGACCGCGCCGGAGGTTTCCTTAAGTTTCAATATCAGCTCTCTGAGAAATTCCATTCTCGATCTGCTGAAGGGGATCGACGGTATTGGCGAGCGGCTTGTCGATTCTTCGTCGCAAGCTGTAGCAGAACCCTTCCTTGGCAATTCCCTGAACAAAATATTTTCCGCTGATCATGATTCAGCGTCATCCCCCTTTACTAAACTCTATGACCCGGCTCTTGACTATTTCACCCTGCTGGATGTTTTCAATTTCAGCATTGACGAAAATGCATCAGCGATCGGGGAATTGCCCGGGATTGACACGGCGAACTTTGACATCAATATCGGCTCCCACCGGTTGGCCCTGAAAAATCTTTTGGAGAATTCTTTCAACCTCTCCCTGAAAGCCGACTGGGATGTCTCGCTGTACCTGCCCGAAATATGGTCTCTCCTCAATCCCGGGTTTCAGATCAACGACTATCTGCCGACTTTTCAGGCTCTGCTCGGGCTCCCGTATCTTCCCCGTTTCGACGAGATACGTTCGGAGACCAAATCCCGCTTCGGAACTTTTCCGAGCTTGAATGGTCTTCTGGAATATCTCCGGATGGCCGGCAAGAGAGGCACTGTCAGCCGCTCTGCGGAACAGCCCTCCGCAGAACCGTTGATCCTGAACGGCGAGTATTCTCCAGAGCAGGACGATTTGCGTTTCGACTTCTTCTTTGACGCAGTCGCACAGTCTGATGTTGCCGTCGATATAGAGGCCCTGTTTTCTGATCAGTTTCGGGACGCCGGGGTTTCTCTTTCTTCCGACGTGATCGTTACAGTGGCTGCCGAGGCGAGGCTCGATCTTTTTGCGTCCGTTTCTTCCGATGCGGTATCGTTGACCAAGCGGGAAGCATCTGTCACGATCAGGGTAAATCAGGAAATCAATGGTCTGGGTTTGACGGTTGAGGGACTTGCCGATTCCGGCATGACGGTATCCGAGGGCCGTTTTGCTTTTGACGCCCGTACCGAGATTGTCGCCCACGGTCATGATCCGCCGGTTTTGTCGCTCGGCTCCTTATCTGATTTCCGTTTGGACGCGCTTGCAGACAACGGATTTGACACCCGAACTTCCGGAACGTTTTCCCTGACGCTTCCGGTTTCCTCTGAAAATTCCTCCCACCCTATCCTTATTATATATGTAACCAGCGAAGACGTCTCTGATCCTTCGGGCTCTGGGGTCACCTTACAGATCACACAGGACCAATGCCTGAATAATGAAATATTTTTCACAGCGGGCGAATCCAAAAAACTGGTGGTCAGCGGTTCCGCCGTGACAGCAGAGGTTGAAAACAACCTTACTGACGCGGAGTTGAACACTCTCCTGAATGAGGCCATCAAACGCTGGTCGGCCTTACCGCTTTCCTCAGAACAGCTTGGCCGTCTCAATAACATAACAGCTCATATTTCAAATTTACCAGATGGTACCTTGGGTGAAGCACGCGATTATTCCGTATATGTAGATAGCAATGCGGCCGGTTACGGTTGGTTCGTCGATGGCACCCCGACCGACAACAATGAATTTGAGCGAACCGATGCCAACCACCTGACAGCTGCGGTCGGTAGCGCAGCCGCAGATCGAATCGACCTCCTCACCGTCCTGCTTCATGAAATTGGCCATGTCATCGGATTTGATCATGATGCCCAACTGGCGGTCATGGATGAGGCGCTATTCGCAAGCCAGCGGGTACTTTTAACCGCTGGTGAATTTCCGGTTGACAACCACGTCAGCGCATTTCCGGTAACAGCGGCGTCTCACACTTCAACGACTCTGGACCTTTCAGATACGTCGAACAACGGCCAGACAATCATTCTTACCGTTCTTGCAGACGGCAAGGTGAAAGTGTCAGGATCGGCTTCCGGTGATGACAATACCACTACCGGATGGACCGGGATTACAAGCATTATCGGCAATAACAGTGCATACATTACCTTGCTTGCTCCCGACCTAAGCAACACGTGGAATTTGAGCGGGATCAATGCCGGCACGCTGACACCAAATGGTTTGACTGCCGTTACCTTCAGCGGTGTTCAGAACCTGACCGGTGGCAGTGCCAAGGATACGTTTATCTTTAATAATCTTGGCTTTGTTACTGGCAATCTTGACGATGGGATCGGAACCTTGGAGGTTCAATTAGCAAGTTTCGTGACCTTGGCGGGTGATTTTAGCTTTACCAAAAAAACAGAAATAGTTAATTTGAACGACGGTGTTACAACGAATCTGTCTGTAGATTCATTTGAAATCGGTGTTACAGGCGGCCTCGTCTTTTTTGGAACTCATAATGGACCCTATATCCTGGATGACAATGGCACTGCAAATGTTTTTACTGATGATACCTTTGATGCAGATGCCGTAGGATTCCAAGCCGTTGTGTCCAATTTTGCCCTGGCAATCTTATCCAACAGCGGAACCGGTGACACCTGGTATTCTGCCAAGGGAACACTTAGCAGCGCCGAGCTTAAGAATGTCCCTGACCTTACAGCCTCTGTGTCGAACGTCAATCTTTCGCTGAATACAGAATCCAATGGCAAGGTGATCGATTTTTTAAACACTCCGGTTATCATTTCTGGGGTGACGATCAATTTTGCAGGCGCAGATGGAGTACAGCTTAACGCCAGCGGTACCTTTGCCGCGGAAGTCAATCAGTTTGTCACGCTCTCAGGAACAGTAGGTTTCAGTAAGAGTGGTAGCAATCTGATCGCGGCGGGGAGCAATCTGACGGCGAAGCTCTCGGCGGGGACTGCGTATGTGCAGCTGGCAGGTGCGAACTTCGGCCTGCGGTCGAGCGGTGCTTTGACGGCCTTCGAGCTTTCGGGCGGCACGTTGTCGGCGGCGTTGGACGGGTTTGCGTCATTGGATGCCGCTACTATCAAAATTCAGTACACCACTGACGGGACGACCATTACGGCGACGACGGACGACATTTCGGTTGGATCGGCGAATTACCATTTTGCGGCAAACATTGCGGCGAGCACCGTATCCTTCGAGCTGACGGGACTTAATGCGAGCGTGACGAACTTCGTGACGATCACGGGCGGCTCGATCGCCTTCCAGAAGTCAGGTAGCGACCTGGTTGCGGTGGGTTCCGGACTGGCGGCATCCT
- a CDS encoding efflux RND transporter periplasmic adaptor subunit → MENVNEDKGATAERIARMRRFSGPPAEFWPAFLEESAHLVGARLGLLMLRAESGDSWRRLAVWPTGGLGAAKADINKRMDKVAEAASIDGFATEEKGTPGGAKTDGVIVGVRLATDDSRASVTVFLLEHNAGITSDEAITRLSLIADTPSVYQLGNVVNRAKNDVVKFAEALDLMVLLNAEKRYVAAAMTFCNEIASRYRCDRVSLGWLTGAYIRMQAISHMERFEKKMVVVQSLETAMEETFDQDEEVLWPRPEGSLAVTRDHEKYSREQGSQCIVSLPIRLDDKPVGVLTCERSTEPFPEEEVRGLRVLCDQAARRLEDLKRHDRWFGARIVSSVREALAKLLGVEHTFAKVLGLLIAVALAVLIFGRLNYRVEAPFILKTDDVAYLPAPFDGYIHKVHVKIGDKVKKSDLLLSLDTRELLLEESTALANQNRYEREAAKASAQKALADMRVAQALEEQAQARLKLVHYHLQHAEVTAPFAGIVVEGDLKELLGAPVKKGDVLFKVARIEKMYAELKVDERDVHEITANGSGEIAFVGRPDLKFTVKVERIDPVAVTEEGKNVYLVRALLPETSSSWWRPGMSGVAKINVGKRNILWIFAHRTIDFLRIFFWW, encoded by the coding sequence ATGGAAAACGTGAACGAAGATAAAGGCGCCACTGCGGAGCGGATTGCGCGGATGAGGCGTTTCAGCGGTCCGCCCGCTGAATTTTGGCCGGCCTTTCTGGAAGAATCAGCACATCTCGTGGGAGCAAGGCTTGGCTTGCTGATGCTGCGGGCGGAGAGCGGCGATTCCTGGAGGAGGCTTGCCGTCTGGCCCACCGGGGGACTGGGCGCAGCTAAGGCCGATATCAATAAAAGGATGGATAAGGTTGCCGAAGCCGCCAGTATAGATGGATTTGCAACGGAAGAAAAGGGTACGCCCGGGGGCGCGAAGACCGATGGGGTCATTGTGGGAGTCCGTCTTGCGACCGATGACAGTCGGGCCAGCGTTACGGTCTTTCTCCTTGAACATAACGCCGGGATAACCTCCGATGAGGCAATCACCCGTCTGTCGTTGATTGCTGACACTCCCTCGGTTTACCAGCTCGGTAATGTCGTAAACCGGGCCAAAAACGATGTGGTAAAATTCGCCGAAGCGCTGGATCTGATGGTGCTGCTGAACGCCGAAAAAAGGTATGTGGCTGCGGCCATGACCTTCTGCAACGAGATTGCCTCCCGCTATCGCTGCGATCGCGTCAGCCTCGGATGGCTGACGGGAGCCTATATCCGCATGCAGGCGATCAGCCACATGGAGCGATTCGAAAAGAAGATGGTTGTGGTTCAGTCCCTGGAAACGGCGATGGAAGAGACCTTCGACCAGGATGAAGAGGTCCTGTGGCCGCGACCGGAGGGAAGTTTGGCTGTAACCCGGGACCATGAGAAATACTCACGGGAACAGGGATCGCAATGCATTGTGTCGCTTCCCATCAGACTTGACGACAAGCCGGTAGGGGTGTTGACCTGTGAGCGTTCCACCGAGCCATTTCCCGAGGAGGAAGTGCGAGGGTTGCGGGTTTTATGTGATCAGGCGGCGCGCCGGCTCGAAGATCTGAAGCGGCATGACCGGTGGTTTGGGGCGAGAATTGTTTCGTCGGTTCGGGAAGCGCTGGCAAAACTTCTGGGCGTCGAGCATACCTTTGCAAAAGTGCTGGGTCTTTTAATCGCCGTTGCTTTGGCCGTGCTGATTTTCGGACGGTTGAACTACCGCGTGGAGGCGCCCTTTATCCTGAAAACGGACGATGTCGCGTATCTGCCTGCGCCCTTTGACGGATATATTCACAAGGTGCATGTGAAAATCGGCGATAAGGTCAAGAAGAGCGATCTGCTTTTGTCGCTGGACACCCGGGAACTTCTCCTCGAGGAATCAACAGCCCTGGCGAACCAGAACCGCTACGAAAGAGAGGCGGCAAAGGCCTCCGCGCAAAAAGCGCTGGCGGATATGAGAGTTGCGCAGGCTCTGGAAGAACAGGCCCAGGCAAGACTCAAACTGGTTCATTATCATTTGCAGCACGCGGAGGTAACGGCGCCTTTCGCCGGAATAGTGGTGGAAGGCGACTTGAAAGAGCTGCTCGGGGCGCCTGTCAAGAAGGGGGATGTCCTCTTCAAGGTGGCCAGGATCGAAAAAATGTACGCGGAACTGAAGGTTGACGAACGGGACGTTCATGAGATTACTGCGAACGGCTCCGGGGAAATAGCGTTTGTCGGCAGGCCGGATTTGAAATTTACCGTTAAGGTGGAGCGCATTGATCCCGTGGCGGTTACCGAAGAGGGGAAAAATGTTTACCTTGTCCGCGCTCTTTTGCCGGAAACAAGCAGCTCATGGTGGCGGCCCGGCATGAGCGGCGTGGCGAAAATCAATGTGGGAAAGCGCAATATCCTGTGGATATTTGCCCATCGCACGATCGATTTTCTGCGTATCTTTTTCTGGTGGTAA
- a CDS encoding efflux RND transporter periplasmic adaptor subunit — translation MINYPMMQQEVAKKTFSLIAKVFFLFNIVCVLFFSPLAAAVVQAAETLSLSGITEPIMDVTLSATTGGTIAAIFVKEGAVVSKGAVILEMDKKLDELEAERRKLIWEGKSELEAAAARVATLKWLLESNRELFRSTASVSKEELEKMQLDYELAVAEHKRLVTQEERERIEYEMARETLRKRSLISPIQGTVIKLFLDEGEGFQENQPLAHIVDTSRGLFVCNVEEWVGRSLRKGQSVDLKINAGTKNIAVKGKLVFVSPVVDPASGLLEVKAEFENQDGTVRPGVAGSLLIRGR, via the coding sequence CGATGATGCAGCAGGAAGTCGCGAAAAAAACATTTAGCTTGATTGCAAAGGTTTTTTTTCTGTTCAATATTGTGTGTGTTCTATTCTTTTCTCCGTTGGCCGCCGCAGTGGTTCAGGCCGCAGAGACGCTTTCGTTATCGGGAATAACGGAACCTATCATGGATGTGACCTTGAGCGCGACAACCGGGGGAACGATTGCCGCCATTTTTGTCAAAGAGGGGGCAGTTGTGTCCAAGGGCGCCGTTATCCTGGAAATGGACAAGAAGCTCGATGAACTTGAAGCGGAGCGGCGCAAGCTGATTTGGGAGGGCAAGTCTGAACTCGAGGCCGCTGCAGCACGGGTGGCCACCCTGAAGTGGCTCCTCGAATCCAATCGCGAATTATTCAGGAGCACTGCTTCGGTCAGCAAGGAGGAACTGGAAAAGATGCAGCTTGATTATGAGCTTGCCGTTGCGGAACACAAAAGGCTTGTTACCCAGGAAGAGCGCGAGCGGATCGAGTATGAGATGGCGCGGGAGACCCTGCGCAAACGCAGCCTGATCTCGCCGATTCAGGGGACAGTTATCAAGCTTTTTCTCGATGAAGGCGAGGGGTTTCAGGAGAATCAGCCGCTTGCACATATAGTTGACACCAGCCGCGGACTTTTCGTCTGTAATGTGGAGGAATGGGTTGGCCGTAGTCTGAGAAAGGGCCAGTCCGTGGATCTTAAAATTAATGCCGGTACAAAAAACATCGCGGTGAAAGGGAAGCTCGTTTTTGTTTCCCCGGTGGTTGATCCGGCAAGTGGGCTGCTCGAGGTAAAGGCGGAGTTTGAAAATCAGGACGGAACGGTGCGCCCTGGGGTGGCCGGCTCCCTGCTGATAAGGGGGCGATAG